In Candidatus Methanomethylicota archaeon, the following are encoded in one genomic region:
- a CDS encoding DGQHR domain-containing protein: MEVNAFRIKQWGYGEGVGEYDLYITALPMRYLALRTDIDRWDKKNREGYQRPPVESRLGRAGRASIVRYLLEEMGVFPTSVLLNVRCELDFKEELKIAEKISYGKLTIPDNAILWIIDGQHRLEALKRVTSFKPEFENYPVPVTIMSLKDKFDEMLLFYIVNSRQKKIPTDIAYRHLQSMVKKVEVKEQYTWIKNVLLGPEEMRKGVAASIVDYLATEDPESPFYGRVRFLGEEKEVWHLTEDSILIRYISKLLSEKTFSLMDASEVADLLVQYWKAIKELYPTCFEEIESGNYTLLKHTGIASLTYLFPTIYAYCMKEGDVSMEKMKELLGYLKEEVDDPRLPLDFRRPIDEDWWSRAHGPSIARATSEATFNEIAKNFAEKIRIVLEKKKRKA, translated from the coding sequence TTGGAGGTAAATGCGTTTAGGATAAAACAGTGGGGTTATGGAGAGGGTGTAGGAGAATATGATCTATATATTACAGCGTTGCCAATGAGATATCTAGCATTAAGAACAGATATAGATCGTTGGGACAAAAAGAATAGGGAGGGTTATCAAAGGCCACCTGTGGAATCTCGCCTTGGGCGGGCAGGAAGAGCTAGTATTGTTAGATACCTCTTGGAAGAAATGGGTGTATTTCCAACCAGTGTTCTCTTAAATGTAAGATGCGAATTAGATTTTAAGGAAGAATTAAAAATTGCGGAGAAAATATCTTACGGTAAGCTTACTATTCCGGATAATGCAATACTTTGGATCATTGATGGACAGCATCGATTAGAAGCTTTAAAACGGGTAACATCATTTAAACCAGAATTTGAAAATTACCCAGTACCAGTAACCATTATGTCTCTTAAAGATAAATTTGATGAAATGCTATTGTTTTATATAGTGAACTCAAGACAGAAAAAGATACCTACAGATATTGCTTATAGGCATTTACAAAGCATGGTTAAAAAAGTTGAAGTTAAAGAGCAATATACGTGGATAAAGAATGTGCTACTAGGTCCGGAGGAAATGAGGAAGGGCGTAGCTGCCTCAATAGTTGACTATCTAGCTACTGAGGATCCAGAATCACCATTTTATGGTCGCGTTAGATTCTTAGGAGAAGAAAAAGAAGTATGGCATCTTACTGAGGATTCTATATTAATAAGATACATTAGTAAGCTACTTTCAGAAAAAACTTTTAGCTTGATGGATGCTTCAGAGGTAGCGGATTTATTAGTACAGTACTGGAAAGCGATTAAGGAACTTTATCCAACATGCTTTGAAGAGATTGAAAGCGGTAATTATACATTGCTTAAACATACAGGGATAGCGTCTCTAACATATCTATTCCCAACAATATATGCTTACTGCATGAAAGAAGGCGACGTTTCAATGGAGAAGATGAAGGAACTCTTAGGATATTTGAAGGAAGAGGTAGACGATCCTAGGCTCCCCCTTGATTTTAGAAGGCCTATTGATGAAGACTGGTGGTCGAGAGCTCATGGGCCATCAATAGCTAGAGCTACTAGCGAAGCAACATTCAATGAAATAGCAAAGAACTTTGCCGAGAAAATAAGAATTGTTTTAGAAAAGAAGAAGAGGAAAGCGTGA
- a CDS encoding zinc finger-like domain-containing protein — protein MVMQNGDKYLLSFFKNLQSAFKDYAHNISEISSLLDKAILRINVLIEPTIKNELKVYSVPPMRELSGKMSNCINQLREKKEMIAKYFQNINEILEDGKVKCSDCNGEGKVKRLRYEREEGIITSFYEYEPCPTCGGSGYFAISEEVRRQGYEILKALKMIAK, from the coding sequence ATGGTTATGCAAAATGGAGATAAATATCTTTTATCTTTTTTTAAGAATTTACAAAGTGCATTTAAAGATTACGCACACAATATATCTGAAATTTCATCTTTACTAGATAAAGCAATACTGAGAATTAATGTATTAATAGAACCAACTATTAAAAATGAATTGAAAGTGTATAGTGTACCTCCAATGAGGGAATTAAGTGGAAAAATGAGTAACTGTATAAATCAATTACGTGAAAAGAAAGAGATGATTGCTAAATATTTTCAAAATATAAATGAAATTTTAGAGGATGGGAAAGTTAAATGTAGTGATTGTAATGGGGAGGGTAAAGTGAAACGGTTAAGGTATGAACGTGAAGAGGGCATAATAACATCCTTTTATGAGTATGAACCATGCCCCACATGTGGTGGTTCAGGTTACTTCGCAATATCTGAAGAAGTTAGAAGACAAGGATATGAAATACTAAAAGCATTAAAAATGATAGCAAAATAG
- a CDS encoding phosphoadenosine phosphosulfate reductase family protein has translation MDEANERIYFDFKVLQAKSILKIAKETFGDNLAVAFSGGKDSLVVLHLALETLGPDIPVIFNNTTIEFPETIQYVLNLSKMWGFKLHVTNPNRNFFFAVKEHGWATHENRWCCKPYKDEPAYKYMIEHGIMAEITGVTRTESFYRRYLKPFTMPKKDPPILRINPIYDWNSQEVWRYIKERNLPYNPLYDMGYQRIGCWCCPLKGISHYRRMQRTHPNLYSFLKNFEPKHPAFKI, from the coding sequence GTGGATGAAGCGAATGAGCGTATTTACTTTGACTTTAAGGTTTTACAAGCAAAAAGTATATTGAAGATAGCGAAGGAAACATTTGGTGATAATTTAGCAGTTGCATTTAGTGGCGGGAAAGATAGTTTAGTTGTACTACATTTAGCGCTTGAAACACTCGGTCCAGATATTCCAGTAATTTTTAATAATACAACAATTGAATTTCCTGAAACTATTCAATATGTGTTGAATTTGTCGAAAATGTGGGGATTCAAATTGCACGTAACTAATCCGAATAGAAATTTCTTCTTTGCAGTAAAGGAACATGGATGGGCAACTCATGAAAATAGATGGTGTTGCAAGCCTTACAAGGATGAACCTGCATATAAGTATATGATAGAGCATGGCATAATGGCTGAAATAACGGGGGTTACGAGAACCGAATCGTTTTACCGTCGCTATCTTAAGCCCTTTACTATGCCGAAAAAAGATCCGCCAATCTTAAGAATAAACCCGATTTATGATTGGAATTCACAAGAGGTATGGAGGTACATAAAAGAAAGAAATCTGCCTTATAACCCACTTTACGATATGGGCTACCAGAGAATTGGTTGCTGGTGTTGCCCTTTAAAAGGAATTTCACATTATAGAAGAATGCAGAGAACGCATCCAAATCTATATTCATTCCTTAAGAATTTTGAACCAAAGCATCCTGCATTTAAAATATAA
- a CDS encoding DUF2400 family protein: MYARHRWDSEPMEGVLRGLLGVMQNYGGRPPLIPKSVDSPLKRFNLFFRWLVRPYPDMGLWSFIDKRHLLVSLDLGLQRVLMRAFQLKVALNWRGVLEATKFLRGINPEDPTKYDYVLSRVSIM; encoded by the coding sequence TTGTATGCTAGGCATAGGTGGGATTCTGAGCCTATGGAGGGGGTTTTGAGGGGCTTGCTTGGGGTAATGCAGAATTATGGTGGACGCCCACCACTAATACCCAAGAGTGTAGATTCACCTTTGAAGAGGTTTAACTTATTCTTTAGGTGGCTTGTTAGACCGTATCCTGATATGGGGTTGTGGAGCTTCATTGATAAGAGGCATTTACTCGTCTCATTGGATTTGGGTTTGCAGAGAGTTCTCATGAGGGCTTTTCAGTTGAAAGTAGCATTGAATTGGCGTGGAGTTTTGGAGGCAACTAAATTTCTGAGGGGGATAAACCCTGAAGATCCAACAAAATACGATTACGTACTTTCAAGGGTTTCAATAATG